The DNA sequence TTTGCATACAAGGTTTGAACACTCTCTCGGAGTACTCAATATAGCGGGCAAAATTGCAGAAAAATTATTTAATGAAGGTGTTATTAAAAACCAAGACAACGTTCAAATTATAAGACTTGCAGCATTATTACATGATTTGGGACATGGCCCTTTTTCACATAT is a window from the bacterium genome containing:
- a CDS encoding HD domain-containing protein, which translates into the protein MKRLSYNFHEYAIRDPIHGFIGISELERKIIDTEIFQRLRRIKQLALAYLVYPGALHTRFEHSLGVLNIAGKIAEKLFNEGVIKNQDNVQIIRLAALLHDLGHGPFSH